The segment TATCCCCATTCAATTAATGAGAACCAGACACCTTCAAAAGCTTCTTTCGTACTAATGTAAGACCTGCAGCTCTCAGAAAGCATCTCGAACAGATTTGTTTTTACATACAGATATGCTTCATTGATCAGTTCTTCTTTTGTGCTGAAATAATTGAATAATGTACCTGTTGCAACGCCGGCTTCTTTGGATATCTGGCTTGTAGGTGTATTATCAAATCCCTGCTCAACAAATAACCTGATCGCAGCATTTATGATCTGTTCTCTTTTGCCCATATATCCACCTTATTTTTTATTTTAATAAAGGTTTGCTATTGTTCTCATTTTTTTCATTTTTATTTGTTAATTATAATTCAAAAAGTCCACTTGCAATCGGTTGCTTTTTCTGATACTTCCCACAACCTCTTAGATACTTTTTTATCGACTGCATGTGGCTCTAATTTACATTCACCAACAGGGCCAACCCAATAACTGCGTCCTGTAGGACCATAAAACCCTTTCTGATCTAGATTCTCTTCCGTTGCACACATAAGTTCAGGATAAGAACCTTTTTCTGCCGATTGAACCATAGGTGATAGTGACATTAAACCAAACATAATTCTAGTCACTAAATTACCACTAGTTTTAATTAATGATGTTCTGGAAGATCCGGGATGGCAAGCATAAGCTTTAACATCAGTCTTTCCTGCTTTTTCTAACCTATCCTGTAATTCATAAATAGACATGATCTGTGCCAATTTACTCTGGCTATAGGCATCATTAGCGGTGTAATCCTTATCCCAGTTCATATCATCAAACTTGATTGTTTTGATGCCCATATTATAACCCATACTGCCCACAG is part of the Methanococcoides methylutens MM1 genome and harbors:
- a CDS encoding SDR family oxidoreductase; amino-acid sequence: MSNKTKFGSKGWTPDRIVSLKGKTYVITGATSGTGFEASKILASKGAKVVMLNRNPKKSEDVIAAIKQELGNNADVSFVRMDLGEQASVRKAAEEVLKKVTRIDALMCNGAIAQVPKQQITVDGFESQIGVNHYGHFTLQALLFPLIEKSKGRIVTVGSMGYNMGIKTIKFDDMNWDKDYTANDAYSQSKLAQIMSIYELQDRLEKAGKTDVKAYACHPGSSRTSLIKTSGNLVTRIMFGLMSLSPMVQSAEKGSYPELMCATEENLDQKGFYGPTGRSYWVGPVGECKLEPHAVDKKVSKRLWEVSEKATDCKWTF